The genomic interval CGCAGATGTTCATGCCTTGTTTACAGGAGAAACGGTAAAAAATCTAGCTGGATTTATACTTGATAATGTTCAAATTGATGGCCACAAGGCATTGGTGCAACTAAAAAATCAAGAAGAGGAAATTTATGTTAGTCAAGGAGAGGGGTCAGGTTCAGTGGATGCAATTTTTAAAGCTATTGATAAAGTCTTTAATCATCAACTAAAATTAATTTCCTATTCAGTTGATGCTGTAACTGATGGAATTGATGCACAAGCAACGACTTTGGTTTCTGTTGAAAATCTATCTACAGGCACTATATTTAATGCTAAAGGTGTTGATTATGATGTATTGAAAGGAAGCGCCATTGCTTACATGAACGCTAATGTTTTAGTTCAAAAAGAAAATTTACAAGGAAAGGTTGAACAAATTTCAGCTCATGATGGAATTTAAGGTGAAAAAGATTGTCTAAAAAAATTGTGACACTTGCGGGAGATGGAATTGGGCCAGAAATTATGTCAGCTGGTTTAAGTGTTTTAAAAGCTGTCAGTAAAAAAATTGATTTTGAGTATGAATTAGAAGCTAAAGATTTTGGAGGAATTGCAATTGATAAGCATGGTCATCCTTTACCAGAAGAAACTTTGCAAGCAGTTAAAAATGCTGACGCAATTTTGCTCGCTGCAATTGGTCATCCTAAATACAACAATGCAAAAGTTAGACCAGAACAAGGGCTACTTGCTTTACGAAAAGAATTAGGACTGTATGCTAATGTTCGTCCATTAAAAATTTATCCGGCTCTAAAAAAACTTTCTCCCATCCGAAATGTTGAAAATGTTGATTTCCTAGTGATTCGCGAACTGACAGGGGGAATCTATTTCGGTCAGCATGAATTGGCAGATGACAAAGCACGGGATGTCAATGATTATTCTGCTGATGAAATAAGAAGAATTCTTCATTTTGCTTTCAAAAGTGCTCAAAGTCGGCCCAGAAAATTAGTGACTTCGGTTGATAAACAAAATGTCCTTGCAACTTCTAAATTATGGCGAAAAATGGCTGATGAAATTGCTGACGAATATCCTGATGTACGATTAGAGCACCAATTGGTCGATTCTTGTGCGATGTTACTGATTACTAATCCGCAACAATTTGATGTGATAGTCACTGAAAATCTATTTGGTGATATTCTCTCTGATGAAGCAAGTAGTTTGGCCGGTAGCTTAGGAGTGATGCCTTCGAGTTCGCATGGATTTAACGGTCTAGCACTCTATGAGCCAATTCATGGTTCGGCACCAGATATTGCAGGAAAAGGAATTGCGAACCCTATTTCGATGATTCTATCAATTGCCATGATGCTAAGAGAATCTTTTGGGCAAGAAGAGGGGGCTGCGATGATTGAAAAAGCCGTAACCCAAACTTTTACTGACGGAATTTTGACTAAAGATTTAGGTGGGACCGCAACAACTAAAGAAATGACAGAAGCAATCCTGAAAAATTGTCAGTAAAATGCGATTGAATAGTGAGCATTTTAGTTGTAGATAAAAGAACCGTCAGCATAGCTGACAGTTCTGTCAGTAAAATGCGATTGAATAGTGAGCATTTTAGTTGTAGATAAAAGAACCGTCAGCGCAGCTGACAGTTCTGTCAGTAATTGCGATTGAATAGTGAGCATTTTAGTTGTAAATAAAAGAACTATCAGCGTAACTGACAATTCTGTCAGTAAATATTACTGACAGAAAGTACAAAATTACTGACAGAATTTGTCAGAATAAATTTTTAAAGAAGGAAATAAAAAAATGTCAGGTAAAACAATATTTGATAAACTTTGGGATCAGCATGTGATTGCTGGAAATGAGGGAGAACCTCAACTGCTTTATATTGACCTTCATGTTATTCATGAGGTTACGAGTCCGCAAGCATTTCAGGGCTTACGTGAAGCAGGACGTCGTGTTCGGAGAAAAGATTTGACATACGGAACTCTTGACCACAATGTTCCAACACAAGATATTTTTAATATTCAAAATTTGATTTCTAAAAAACAAATTGATACTTTTACTAAAAATGTCAAAGAATTTGATGTTCCAGCGGAGACTCATGGTGGAAAAGGACAAGGAATTGTTCACATGGTAGCACCTGAATCTGGCAGAACTCAACCGGGAAAAACAATTGTTTGTGGCGATAGTCATACCGCAACAAATGGAGCATTTGGTGCAATTGCTTTTGGAATTGGTACAAGTGAAGTTGAACATGTTCTTGCAACTCAAACCATTTGGCAAGTTAAACCCAAGCGTATGAAAATTGAATTTCAAGGTCATCCACAAAAAGGAATTTATAGCAAAGACTTTATCCTCGCATTAATTGCTAAATATGGTGTGGATGCAGGTGTAGGTTATGCGGTTGAATATAGTGGGGATGCTATCAGTGATTTAAGCATGGAAGAACGGATGACAATCTGTAACATGTCAATTGAATTTGGGGCAAAAATTGGCCTGATGAATCCTGATGAAAAAACTTATGACTATGTCAAAGGGCGTGAACATGCACCTAAAAACTTTGATGAAGCTGTCAGTAAATGGGAAAAACTTGTCAGTGATTCTGATGCACAATACGATAAGATTTTAAGTCTTGATGTCAGCCAGTTGAAACCAAT from Lactococcus lactis carries:
- the leuB gene encoding 3-isopropylmalate dehydrogenase produces the protein MSKKIVTLAGDGIGPEIMSAGLSVLKAVSKKIDFEYELEAKDFGGIAIDKHGHPLPEETLQAVKNADAILLAAIGHPKYNNAKVRPEQGLLALRKELGLYANVRPLKIYPALKKLSPIRNVENVDFLVIRELTGGIYFGQHELADDKARDVNDYSADEIRRILHFAFKSAQSRPRKLVTSVDKQNVLATSKLWRKMADEIADEYPDVRLEHQLVDSCAMLLITNPQQFDVIVTENLFGDILSDEASSLAGSLGVMPSSSHGFNGLALYEPIHGSAPDIAGKGIANPISMILSIAMMLRESFGQEEGAAMIEKAVTQTFTDGILTKDLGGTATTKEMTEAILKNCQ
- the leuC gene encoding 3-isopropylmalate dehydratase large subunit; translation: MSGKTIFDKLWDQHVIAGNEGEPQLLYIDLHVIHEVTSPQAFQGLREAGRRVRRKDLTYGTLDHNVPTQDIFNIQNLISKKQIDTFTKNVKEFDVPAETHGGKGQGIVHMVAPESGRTQPGKTIVCGDSHTATNGAFGAIAFGIGTSEVEHVLATQTIWQVKPKRMKIEFQGHPQKGIYSKDFILALIAKYGVDAGVGYAVEYSGDAISDLSMEERMTICNMSIEFGAKIGLMNPDEKTYDYVKGREHAPKNFDEAVSKWEKLVSDSDAQYDKILSLDVSQLKPMVTWGTNPGMGLEFGEKFPEINNDLNYERAYQYMDLKPGQTASDIDLGYIFIGSCTNARLGDLEEAAKIIGDRHIADGLTGIVVPGSRPVKEAAEAQGLDKIFKEAGFEWREPGCSACLGMNPDQIPEYVHCASTSNRNFEGRQGHNARTHLCSPAMAAAAAIAGKFVDVRTLVTD